From the Leptotrichia sp. oral taxon 221 genome, one window contains:
- a CDS encoding GNAT family N-acetyltransferase — translation MKIINWNDTKKERKDLLFLKGIDNYFNFNEDDEELFFLYKSEKIIGYAVLIKENEVSMELKRIFIVSKLRNNACGTILLKFIINWLINNDYDSLVVKNHKKMNNFLEKQRFVKTENGYELNNLRENRKEYENMMFVSKFAIVVNVVLALLKIISGNIFQSVSLLSDGLNSLSDLITNILVIVGLKVGNNPEDSEHPFGHGKIESVFSVIIGTFIIISAFEVIQENFLKLFEKNSGVLLNKWPIIITIMTIIIKIFQLIFMKQKTGKEKSALIETLLVDYKMDIVISSSVLVGLLLSLISPLFDIIVGLIIAIYIIINGYQLISENALILLDSQDKELLEEIREDILKFPEIENAHDFRMTTSGKEVYIFVDVRMNRDKTIEEAHEIVNEITKTLKYKYKNVKRILIHVEPMYSYED, via the coding sequence ATGAAGATTATTAATTGGAATGATACGAAAAAAGAAAGAAAAGATTTGCTGTTTTTAAAAGGAATAGATAATTATTTTAATTTTAATGAAGACGATGAAGAATTATTTTTTTTATACAAAAGTGAAAAAATAATTGGTTATGCAGTTTTAATAAAAGAAAATGAAGTTTCAATGGAATTAAAGAGAATATTTATCGTATCTAAATTAAGAAATAATGCTTGTGGAACAATTCTTTTAAAATTCATAATAAATTGGTTAATAAATAATGATTATGATTCTTTAGTTGTAAAAAATCATAAAAAAATGAATAATTTTTTAGAAAAACAAAGATTTGTAAAAACAGAAAATGGATATGAATTAAATAATTTGAGAGAAAATCGAAAAGAATACGAAAATATGATGTTTGTCTCTAAATTTGCGATAGTAGTTAATGTAGTTTTAGCTCTCTTAAAAATTATTTCAGGAAATATTTTTCAAAGTGTATCTTTATTATCAGATGGATTAAATTCATTATCAGATTTGATTACAAATATTTTAGTTATTGTTGGACTTAAGGTTGGAAATAATCCAGAAGATTCGGAACATCCATTTGGACATGGTAAGATAGAATCGGTATTTAGCGTTATAATTGGTACGTTTATCATAATTTCAGCATTTGAAGTTATACAAGAAAATTTTTTGAAGTTGTTTGAAAAAAATTCTGGAGTTTTATTGAATAAATGGCCAATAATAATTACGATTATGACAATAATAATTAAAATTTTTCAATTAATTTTTATGAAACAAAAAACTGGTAAAGAAAAAAGTGCGTTAATTGAAACGCTTCTAGTTGATTATAAAATGGATATTGTGATATCTAGTTCAGTTTTAGTAGGATTGTTGCTTTCATTGATAAGTCCGTTGTTTGACATTATTGTTGGTTTGATAATTGCAATATACATAATTATTAATGGGTATCAATTGATTAGTGAGAATGCCTTGATTTTATTGGATTCTCAAGATAAAGAATTGTTGGAAGAAATTAGAGAAGATATTTTGAAATTTCCTGAAATTGAGAATGCACATGATTTTAGAATGACTACTTCAGGGAAAGAAGTTTATATTTTTGTTGATGTTAGGATGAATAGAGATAAAACGATAGAGGAAGCACATGAAATTGTTAATGAAATAACAAAAACATTGAAATATAAATATAAAAATGTTAAAAGAATATTGATTCATGTAGAACCAATGTACTCGTATGAAGATTAG
- the pykF gene encoding pyruvate kinase PykF, with product MKIKMTKVVCTIGPKSESEEMLTKLVESGMNVMRLNFSHGDYEEHGARIKTIREVVKKTGKEIAILLDTKGPEIRTGKLENGEDVLLETGNKVTITTDYSFVGNAKKFAVSYPGIVNDLKVGSTVLLDDGLIGLKVESINVEAGEVECVITNTGELGQTKGVNLPDVSVGLPALAEKDINDLKFGCEQGVDFVAASFIRKAADVAEVRKVLDENGGHNIKIIPKIESQEGVDNFDEILELSDGIMVARGDLGVEVPAEEVPFMQKMMIRKCNKAGKPVITATQMLDSMIRNPRPTRAEAGDVANAILDGTDAVMLSGESAKGKYPAEAVQMMATISKRTDEFKKFKPVEIDENEEVTVTEAISNGAVRTSNLLDAKLIVCWTKTGRAARMIRKYGPTVPIIALTDNDQTARQLALVRGVRAYVEKGLDKTDDFFAKAREIAANHEEAKKGDLVVLVTGISKEGTTNTLRVERVGEK from the coding sequence ATGAAGATCAAAATGACAAAAGTTGTTTGTACAATAGGACCAAAATCAGAAAGCGAAGAAATGTTAACTAAATTAGTTGAAAGTGGAATGAACGTAATGAGATTAAACTTCTCACACGGAGACTATGAAGAACATGGAGCAAGAATTAAAACAATTAGAGAAGTTGTTAAAAAAACAGGTAAAGAAATTGCAATCTTATTGGATACTAAAGGACCTGAAATCAGAACTGGGAAATTAGAAAATGGAGAAGATGTATTATTAGAAACAGGAAACAAAGTAACAATCACTACTGATTATAGCTTTGTTGGAAATGCTAAAAAATTCGCAGTTTCATATCCTGGAATTGTAAATGACTTAAAAGTAGGAAGTACTGTTTTATTAGATGATGGTTTAATTGGATTAAAAGTTGAAAGCATCAATGTAGAAGCAGGAGAAGTTGAATGTGTTATTACAAATACAGGAGAATTAGGACAAACTAAAGGAGTTAACTTACCAGATGTTTCAGTTGGATTACCTGCATTAGCTGAAAAAGATATTAACGACTTGAAATTTGGTTGTGAACAAGGAGTAGACTTTGTTGCAGCTTCATTCATAAGAAAAGCAGCAGACGTTGCTGAAGTAAGAAAAGTTTTAGATGAAAATGGTGGACACAACATCAAAATTATTCCTAAAATTGAAAGCCAAGAAGGTGTTGATAACTTCGATGAAATCTTGGAATTAAGTGATGGAATCATGGTAGCAAGAGGAGACTTAGGAGTAGAAGTTCCTGCAGAAGAAGTTCCTTTCATGCAAAAAATGATGATTAGAAAATGTAACAAAGCTGGAAAACCAGTTATTACAGCTACACAAATGTTAGATTCAATGATTAGAAACCCAAGACCTACAAGAGCAGAAGCAGGAGACGTTGCTAACGCTATCTTAGATGGTACAGATGCAGTTATGTTATCTGGAGAATCTGCAAAAGGTAAATATCCAGCAGAAGCTGTACAAATGATGGCTACAATTTCAAAAAGAACAGATGAATTCAAAAAATTCAAACCTGTTGAAATCGATGAAAATGAAGAAGTTACAGTAACAGAAGCTATTTCAAATGGAGCAGTTAGAACATCAAATTTATTAGATGCTAAATTAATTGTATGTTGGACAAAAACAGGAAGAGCAGCTAGAATGATTAGAAAATATGGACCAACTGTACCTATTATTGCTTTAACTGATAATGATCAAACAGCTAGACAATTAGCATTAGTAAGAGGAGTTAGAGCTTACGTAGAAAAAGGATTAGATAAAACTGATGACTTCTTTGCAAAAGCAAGAGAAATTGCAGCTAATCACGAAGAAGCTAAAAAAGGTGATTTAGTAGTATTAGTAACTGGAATTTCTAAAGAAGGAACAACTAATACTTTAAGAGTTGAAAGAGTTGGAGAAAAATAA
- the pfkA gene encoding 6-phosphofructokinase, translating into MKKIAILTSGGDSQGMNTAVRAVAKTAMSKGMEVFGIKRGYKGMLEDQIFQMSALDVSGIADHGGTILLSARLSSFKDPEVRAKAAENLKKRGIEGLVVIGGDGSFHGAHYLYEEHGIKTIGIPGTIDNDIAGTDYTIGYDTALNIILDAISKLKDTATSHERTYLIEVMGRNCGDLALYAAIAGGASGVMIPEVKASTDDIAKVIRERRAEGKLYDIIVVAEGAGNILDIEKELAQKIDTDIRVTILGHVQRGGAPTANDRILATKLGVKAVELLIDGEAGLMVGMESGKVTTHKLSYAWENYSKSSEEDYKIATMLSL; encoded by the coding sequence ATGAAAAAAATTGCAATCCTAACAAGTGGTGGAGATTCGCAAGGGATGAATACAGCGGTAAGAGCTGTTGCTAAAACTGCGATGAGTAAAGGAATGGAAGTTTTTGGAATTAAAAGAGGATATAAAGGAATGTTAGAAGATCAAATATTCCAAATGTCAGCATTAGATGTAAGTGGAATCGCTGATCATGGTGGAACTATCTTATTATCTGCTAGATTATCATCTTTTAAAGATCCTGAAGTAAGAGCTAAGGCAGCTGAAAACTTGAAAAAAAGAGGAATAGAAGGCTTAGTAGTAATAGGTGGAGATGGTTCGTTCCATGGAGCACATTATTTGTATGAAGAACATGGAATAAAAACAATCGGAATACCTGGAACAATCGATAATGACATTGCAGGAACTGATTATACAATTGGTTACGATACAGCATTAAATATAATCTTGGATGCAATATCAAAATTAAAAGACACAGCAACATCACACGAAAGAACTTATTTAATAGAAGTAATGGGAAGAAACTGTGGGGATTTAGCTTTATATGCAGCGATTGCAGGTGGAGCAAGTGGAGTTATGATACCAGAAGTAAAAGCTTCTACTGATGATATTGCAAAAGTTATTAGAGAAAGAAGAGCAGAAGGTAAATTATACGACATTATAGTTGTAGCAGAAGGTGCTGGAAATATCTTGGATATTGAAAAAGAATTAGCACAAAAAATAGATACAGATATAAGAGTTACTATTTTAGGACACGTTCAAAGAGGTGGAGCTCCAACAGCTAATGATAGAATCTTAGCAACAAAATTAGGAGTAAAAGCAGTAGAATTATTAATTGATGGAGAAGCAGGATTAATGGTAGGTATGGAAAGTGGAAAAGTAACTACTCATAAATTATCTTATGCTTGGGAAAACTATAGTAAATCTTCAGAAGAAGATTATAAAATTGCAACAATGTTATCATTATAA
- the metK gene encoding methionine adenosyltransferase yields MAKNIYFTSEFVSPGHPDKICDQISDAVLDACLKDDTHARVACETFATTGLVVVGGEITTTTYIDIQDIVRSKIKEIGYKPGMGFDSDCGVMNVIHSQSPDISMGVDTGGAGDQGIMFGGAVNETEELMPLAVTLAREIIVKLTELTRNKTLAWARPDAKAQVTLEYDETGTKIESVDTVVLSVQHDEEVTREKIESDLKELVIKPVLEKYNLDYSKVKHYHINPTGRFVIGGPHGDSGLTGRKIIIDTYGGYFRHGGGAFSGKDPSKVDRSAAYAARWIAKNIVAAGIATKCEVQLSYAIGVVQPTSIKVDTFGTGIVDEGKIAEAVAKLFDLTPRGIEKALELRTPSFKYQDLAAFGHVGRTDIDLPWERLNKVEELKKELL; encoded by the coding sequence ATGGCAAAAAATATTTATTTTACATCAGAATTCGTTTCACCTGGACATCCAGATAAAATTTGTGATCAAATTTCAGATGCAGTGTTAGATGCTTGTTTAAAAGATGATACTCATGCGAGAGTGGCTTGTGAAACATTTGCGACAACAGGATTAGTTGTGGTTGGAGGAGAAATAACAACAACTACATATATTGATATACAAGATATTGTTAGAAGTAAAATTAAAGAAATAGGATATAAACCAGGAATGGGATTTGACTCAGATTGTGGTGTTATGAATGTTATTCATTCTCAATCACCTGACATTTCGATGGGAGTAGATACTGGTGGAGCTGGAGACCAAGGGATTATGTTTGGTGGAGCAGTTAATGAAACTGAAGAATTGATGCCTTTAGCTGTGACATTAGCTCGTGAAATAATTGTGAAATTGACTGAGTTAACTAGAAATAAAACTTTGGCATGGGCTAGACCTGATGCAAAAGCTCAAGTGACTTTAGAATATGATGAAACAGGAACAAAAATTGAATCAGTTGATACAGTTGTTTTATCAGTTCAGCATGACGAAGAAGTTACTAGAGAAAAAATTGAAAGTGACTTAAAAGAATTGGTTATAAAACCTGTTTTAGAAAAATATAATTTAGATTATTCAAAAGTTAAACATTATCACATTAATCCGACTGGAAGATTTGTAATTGGTGGTCCTCATGGAGATTCAGGATTGACTGGAAGAAAAATAATAATTGATACGTATGGTGGATATTTTAGACATGGTGGAGGAGCATTTTCTGGAAAAGATCCTTCAAAAGTAGATAGATCAGCAGCTTATGCGGCTAGATGGATTGCTAAAAATATAGTTGCAGCAGGGATAGCTACAAAATGTGAAGTTCAATTGTCTTATGCGATTGGAGTAGTTCAACCAACATCTATAAAAGTGGATACTTTTGGAACAGGGATTGTTGATGAAGGGAAAATTGCTGAAGCTGTAGCAAAATTATTTGATTTGACACCAAGAGGAATTGAAAAAGCATTAGAATTGAGAACGCCTAGTTTTAAATATCAAGATTTAGCTGCTTTTGGTCATGTTGGAAGAACTGATATTGATTTGCCTTGGGAAAGATTGAATAAAGTTGAAGAATTGAAAAAAGAATTGTTATAA
- the recR gene encoding recombination mediator RecR, with translation MKKLDDLIDVFSKLPGIGKKSAMRIAFDVLEKSEADIDRMIGIIKDSHSSIKHCSICGNLSENDICEICEDEKRNKEVLCIVEGVRDVIAFENSDTYNGLYHVLGGKIDPLNGVTIEDLNLKSLIKRLDEKVIKEVIIALNPDLEGETTTLYLTKILKQKDVRVSKIASGIPMGGNIEYTDMATLGKSLEGRIEIE, from the coding sequence ATGAAAAAATTAGATGATTTGATAGATGTTTTTTCAAAATTGCCAGGAATTGGGAAAAAAAGTGCGATGAGAATAGCATTTGATGTTTTGGAAAAAAGTGAAGCGGATATTGATAGAATGATAGGCATAATAAAAGATTCTCATAGTAGTATTAAGCATTGTTCGATTTGTGGGAATTTATCTGAAAATGATATTTGTGAAATTTGTGAAGATGAGAAGAGAAATAAAGAAGTTCTTTGCATTGTTGAAGGTGTTAGAGATGTTATTGCTTTTGAAAATTCTGATACATATAATGGACTTTATCATGTTTTAGGTGGAAAAATAGATCCTTTGAATGGAGTTACGATTGAAGATTTAAATTTGAAGTCGTTGATAAAAAGATTGGATGAGAAGGTTATAAAAGAAGTGATAATTGCGTTAAATCCTGACTTGGAAGGGGAAACTACGACGTTGTATTTGACGAAAATATTGAAGCAGAAAGATGTCAGAGTCTCAAAAATTGCTAGTGGAATTCCTATGGGAGGAAATATTGAGTATACGGATATGGCGACTTTAGGGAAATCACTTGAAGGAAGAATTGAAATTGAATAA